The Streptomyces sp. CC0208 genome window below encodes:
- a CDS encoding IS5/IS1182 family transposase, producing the protein MRGVLRADPLWVETFTGLRMTQFERLLKAVRERGGDGPRIGRPWCLPLSERVLVVAVYYRTNLTMRHLAPLFGISPATVCRVIQRLGPLLAIAPTSRPADAADRLWIVDGTLVPVRDRKVGALSRNYRFSANVQAIIDADTRLVVATARPAPGNKADAHVWRNSGLPEQCQGATVLGDGAYINTGLVVPHRKRPGRALLAGEQADNAEHRRVRARVEHAIGRLKNYKILRDCRQHGDGLHHAVQAVAHMHNLALSA; encoded by the coding sequence ATGCGTGGGGTGTTGAGGGCTGATCCGTTGTGGGTGGAGACGTTCACGGGGCTGCGGATGACGCAGTTCGAGCGGTTGCTGAAGGCGGTGCGGGAGCGTGGTGGCGATGGGCCGCGGATCGGCCGGCCGTGGTGTCTGCCGCTTTCCGAGCGGGTGCTGGTGGTAGCGGTCTACTACCGGACGAACCTCACCATGCGGCATCTCGCGCCACTGTTCGGCATCTCGCCGGCCACCGTGTGCCGTGTCATCCAGCGGCTTGGCCCCCTCCTCGCGATCGCGCCGACCTCGCGTCCGGCCGATGCCGCGGACCGGTTGTGGATCGTCGACGGCACCCTGGTCCCGGTGCGCGACCGCAAGGTCGGCGCCTTGAGCCGCAACTACCGGTTCTCCGCGAACGTGCAGGCCATCATCGACGCCGACACCCGCCTGGTCGTGGCCACCGCCCGCCCCGCCCCGGGCAACAAGGCCGACGCCCATGTCTGGCGCAACTCCGGCCTGCCGGAGCAGTGCCAGGGAGCCACGGTGCTCGGCGACGGCGCCTACATCAACACTGGCCTGGTCGTCCCGCACCGCAAACGACCCGGCCGGGCGCTGCTGGCCGGCGAACAAGCCGACAACGCCGAGCATCGCCGGGTCCGTGCACGGGTCGAGCATGCGATCGGCCGCCTGAAGAACTACAAGATCCTTCGTGACTGCCGACAGCACGGCGATGGCCTGCATCACGCCGTACAAGCGGTCGCGCACATGCACAACCTCGCCCTGTCCGCGTGA
- a CDS encoding RHS repeat-associated core domain-containing protein, giving the protein MSSPPFRRRLPGAVARRWLGRGVLVASLCLLPQVVVPPGYDFAAQAQPSPARKKLEDRPEAKIDKVGVLKPGTSKAPKDKAAPAARETRERLKKASWPEAGKASADVPATGGAAVTVGGLGVKLAQQPVTAVAKAPKSKTAAKGTGPAEKVALRLHSQAAAKKAGINGVLLTVDPVGAASGKSVGDTDNLRISLDYSSFSDVYGGNFGPRLRLVTLPTCALTTPQKKSCRIQRPVAGAGNDAGSQTLTGTLSAHTLNAGTPMLMAAAADSSGGGSDYSATSLSPTATWEAGGSTGDFTWNYPLRVPPATAGPAPNLSISYNSASVDGRTAGENNQTSVIGEGFSITESYIERKYGSCKDDGQSGKGDQCWKYANATLVLNGKAVELVNACTDKTACDSAALSQASGGTWKVKNEDGTRVEHLAGATGNGDDNTEYWKVTDASGIQYFFGKHRLPGWSDKGTADTADDDPVTNSVWTVPVFGDDSGEPCYKSTGFADSFCNQAWRWNLDYVVDPHGNASAYWYGKETNYYSKNADTSVNGTGYTRGGYLNRIDYGLRSDLIYAKPAAQQVRFTYDERCVVSGGCSSLTKDTKANWPDVPFDMICASNTKCTTQIGPAFFTRKRLTDITTSVWTGTGTTQRDVDTWHLDQNFPDTGDASSPSLWLKSIQNTGKANTTAAAMPPVVFGGIQMSNHVEGSTPDTLRYIKWRVRKITSETGSTITVNYSGPDCIWGTSMPAAIDKNTRRCFPVKWSQSGATPVTDWFHKYVVTSVFQDDPYGHGDTNEKYYDYQDGAGWAYADDEGLTKASNRTWSQWRGYRKVVETSGDSDGPRSKKSTLYMRGLNGEKELDDTARVEKVTDSTGTAIDDSRQYAGFVRETIVYNGTEELSGTINTPWSHNTGSHTYSWGTTDSWIIQAGETATRTKTSTGTRTVTQKTTYDPTYGMPITVEDSGDAAKTGDESCVKTSYARNTTAWLVNTVSRSETYAVPCTTAPAVPDDVVSDITTAYDNQAVGVAPTLGEITASYRVASYDADKKPVYQQASGSTYDKLGRPLTATNALNRTVKTTYVPDDTGYGPLTSKTTIDPKLYTSTTEVDPAWGTATKTTDANGNITEWAFDALGRLVSVWKPDRSRVLQDAASIVYAYSINNDKETWVRTDALKADGKTYNSSYEIFDGLLRSRQKQVPAPNGGRVISETLYDDRGLAYITNSQVHDNNAPSGTLANTFQGSVPASIETVYDAAGRATDSIFRVYNEEKWRTKTDDQGDRTAVTATAGGTGTLTVKDARGRITERREYGGPAPTGSDYTRTLYEYTPGGQLKKMTGPDGAAWTYGYDLRGRKITSTDPDKGQIDTTYNDADQPLTATSTLNGVSHTLITDYDELGRKVGTWDGVKDNAHQLTKFTYDSLTKGQPTAAIRYVGGTTGKIYSQVVTGYDMLGRPKGTKTVIAAADPLAQALTAVGTSPTFTTSTTYNIDGTVQSTSMPAAAGLPAETVTNSYNDLGLLTGTDGMTDYVQNIGYSPYGEIEETRLGTSTGAKQLQILNRYEDGTRRLSNTHTVDQTNTGYTSDVDYIYDATGNVKSVADKVNGTDTQCFSYDGYRRLTDAWTPSSNDCATAPSATALGGPAPYWTSWTYKVGGLRDTQTEHKITANTTTAYGYPAVNANGAGQPHTLTSVTVNGGTAKDYKYDEQGNTTKRYGTTGSAQGLVWDIEGELSSLTEGTKTTDYLYDASGELLIRRGPVKTVLYLGGQELHYDTAAKKFTAQRYYPAGDATIVRTETGLSWMVDDHHGTASMTVDATTQAITRRYTSPFGEARGATPSGWPDDKGFLGKPADADTGLTHLGAREYDPATGRFLSLDPVLAPEDHESLNGYAYADNTPVTKSDPTGLKPITDCERGCNDGKGGRYYDSMTMGPHGTWVYHSTKTYTQTFQYEKAGGGTGSGSMTVTIRTDGGIKSAHIEFKMGPDPKPEARDGSQCRSCYAMGTNPYYDPNAPDDFPDRPKMATWQKVVVGVVSAVALAVVAAPVAVAMGEGCLATAPVCAAEIAEVMTGGASGGSAVVGGGAAVGVGAYSAARTTRLGGTYYTPATGLKALINPAGGKTNCRACVISLDQLMANGARSSAIPNLERGSEKVIEDFYGVRFRARSFSNIVADMQKAGPGARGIVWGLDADGGHVFNVINSGGRVTFLDGQSGNASHAAGWDSYKFMRTDE; this is encoded by the coding sequence ATGTCTTCACCGCCTTTCCGTAGACGGCTGCCAGGGGCGGTCGCACGTCGTTGGCTCGGCCGTGGCGTACTCGTTGCCTCGCTCTGCCTCCTGCCGCAAGTCGTGGTCCCCCCGGGCTACGACTTCGCCGCCCAGGCCCAACCCTCGCCGGCCCGCAAGAAGCTGGAGGACCGGCCTGAGGCGAAGATCGACAAGGTCGGCGTGCTCAAGCCCGGCACGTCCAAGGCGCCGAAGGACAAGGCCGCACCGGCGGCCCGCGAGACCCGCGAACGGCTGAAGAAGGCCTCCTGGCCGGAGGCCGGGAAGGCGAGTGCCGACGTCCCGGCGACCGGCGGGGCTGCTGTCACCGTCGGCGGTCTCGGCGTGAAGCTGGCCCAGCAGCCCGTCACCGCGGTGGCCAAGGCACCGAAGAGCAAGACGGCGGCGAAAGGCACCGGCCCGGCCGAGAAGGTGGCGCTCCGTCTCCACTCCCAGGCAGCCGCGAAGAAGGCGGGCATCAACGGTGTCCTGCTCACCGTGGACCCGGTCGGCGCCGCATCCGGGAAATCCGTCGGAGACACCGACAACCTCCGTATCTCCCTCGACTACTCCTCCTTCTCCGACGTCTATGGCGGCAACTTTGGCCCCCGACTGCGCCTGGTGACGCTCCCGACGTGTGCGCTGACCACCCCGCAGAAGAAGTCCTGCCGTATCCAGCGGCCCGTGGCGGGCGCGGGCAACGACGCGGGATCCCAGACCCTGACGGGCACCCTCTCCGCCCACACCCTGAACGCTGGTACTCCGATGCTGATGGCGGCGGCCGCCGACAGCTCGGGCGGTGGAAGCGACTACAGCGCCACCTCGCTGTCGCCGACCGCGACCTGGGAAGCCGGCGGCAGCACCGGTGACTTCACCTGGAACTACCCGCTGCGAGTCCCTCCGGCGACGGCTGGCCCGGCCCCGAACCTGTCCATCTCCTACAACTCCGCCTCCGTGGACGGCCGGACGGCCGGGGAGAACAACCAGACCTCGGTGATCGGCGAGGGCTTCTCGATCACTGAGTCCTACATCGAGCGCAAGTACGGCTCGTGCAAGGACGACGGCCAGTCCGGCAAGGGCGACCAGTGCTGGAAGTACGCCAACGCCACCCTGGTCCTCAACGGCAAGGCCGTCGAGCTCGTCAACGCCTGCACCGACAAGACGGCCTGCGACAGCGCTGCCCTGTCCCAGGCGTCCGGCGGCACCTGGAAGGTGAAGAACGAGGACGGCACCCGCGTCGAGCATCTGGCCGGCGCCACCGGCAACGGCGACGACAACACCGAGTACTGGAAGGTCACGGACGCCTCTGGCATCCAGTACTTCTTCGGCAAGCACCGCCTGCCCGGCTGGAGCGACAAGGGCACCGCCGACACCGCCGACGACGACCCGGTCACCAACTCCGTATGGACCGTCCCGGTCTTCGGCGATGACTCCGGCGAGCCCTGCTACAAGTCCACCGGCTTCGCCGACTCCTTCTGCAACCAGGCCTGGCGCTGGAACCTCGACTACGTCGTCGACCCCCACGGCAACGCCTCCGCCTACTGGTACGGCAAGGAGACGAACTACTACTCCAAGAACGCCGACACCAGCGTCAACGGCACCGGCTACACCCGCGGCGGCTACCTCAACCGCATCGACTACGGCCTGCGCAGCGACCTCATCTACGCCAAGCCCGCCGCCCAGCAGGTCCGCTTCACCTACGACGAGCGCTGCGTCGTCTCCGGCGGATGCTCCAGCCTCACCAAGGACACCAAGGCCAACTGGCCCGACGTGCCCTTCGACATGATCTGCGCGTCGAACACGAAGTGCACCACCCAGATCGGCCCCGCCTTCTTCACCCGCAAACGCCTCACCGACATCACCACCTCGGTATGGACCGGCACCGGCACCACCCAGCGGGACGTGGACACCTGGCACCTGGACCAGAACTTCCCCGACACCGGTGACGCCTCCTCACCGAGCCTGTGGCTGAAGTCCATCCAGAACACCGGCAAGGCCAACACCACCGCAGCCGCCATGCCGCCGGTCGTCTTCGGCGGCATCCAGATGTCCAACCACGTCGAGGGCAGCACCCCCGACACCCTGCGCTACATCAAATGGCGCGTGCGCAAGATCACGTCCGAGACCGGCTCCACCATCACCGTCAACTACTCCGGCCCGGACTGCATCTGGGGCACCAGCATGCCGGCGGCCATCGATAAGAACACCCGCCGCTGCTTCCCGGTCAAGTGGTCCCAGTCCGGGGCGACCCCGGTCACCGACTGGTTCCACAAGTACGTGGTCACATCCGTCTTCCAGGACGACCCCTACGGCCACGGCGACACCAACGAGAAGTACTACGACTACCAGGACGGCGCCGGCTGGGCCTACGCCGACGACGAGGGCCTGACCAAGGCATCCAACCGCACCTGGTCCCAGTGGCGCGGCTACCGCAAGGTCGTAGAAACCTCCGGCGACTCCGACGGCCCGCGCTCCAAAAAGTCCACGCTCTACATGCGCGGCCTGAACGGCGAGAAGGAACTCGACGACACCGCCCGGGTGGAGAAGGTCACCGACTCCACCGGAACCGCCATCGACGACTCCCGCCAATACGCGGGCTTCGTCCGCGAAACCATCGTCTACAACGGCACCGAGGAACTCAGCGGCACCATCAACACCCCCTGGTCACACAACACCGGCAGCCACACCTACAGCTGGGGCACCACCGACTCCTGGATCATCCAGGCAGGCGAAACGGCCACCCGCACCAAGACCTCCACCGGCACCCGCACGGTCACCCAGAAGACCACGTACGACCCCACGTACGGCATGCCGATCACCGTCGAGGACAGCGGCGACGCCGCCAAGACCGGCGACGAATCGTGCGTGAAGACCAGCTACGCCCGCAACACCACGGCCTGGCTGGTGAACACGGTCTCGCGCTCCGAGACTTACGCAGTCCCGTGTACGACCGCCCCGGCCGTCCCCGACGACGTCGTCTCTGACATCACCACCGCCTACGACAACCAGGCGGTCGGAGTGGCGCCCACTCTGGGCGAGATCACCGCCTCCTACCGGGTCGCAAGCTACGACGCTGACAAGAAGCCCGTCTACCAGCAGGCCTCCGGATCCACCTACGACAAGCTGGGCCGCCCGCTCACCGCGACCAACGCCCTCAACCGCACAGTCAAGACCACCTACGTCCCCGACGACACCGGCTACGGCCCGCTGACGTCCAAGACCACCATCGACCCCAAGCTCTACACCTCCACCACCGAAGTCGACCCGGCCTGGGGCACTGCGACCAAGACCACCGACGCCAACGGCAACATCACCGAGTGGGCCTTCGACGCGCTCGGCCGCCTGGTCTCGGTCTGGAAGCCGGACCGCTCCCGCGTTCTCCAGGACGCCGCCAGCATCGTCTACGCCTACAGCATCAACAACGACAAAGAGACTTGGGTCCGCACCGACGCCCTCAAGGCCGACGGCAAGACCTACAACAGCTCCTACGAGATCTTCGACGGACTGCTGCGCTCCCGCCAAAAGCAGGTCCCCGCACCCAATGGCGGACGGGTGATCTCCGAAACCCTCTACGACGACCGCGGCCTGGCCTACATCACCAACAGCCAGGTCCACGACAACAACGCCCCCTCGGGCACCCTGGCCAACACTTTCCAGGGCTCCGTGCCCGCCTCCATCGAGACGGTCTACGACGCTGCCGGCCGTGCCACCGACTCGATCTTCCGGGTCTACAACGAGGAGAAGTGGCGCACCAAGACCGACGACCAGGGCGACCGCACCGCCGTCACCGCCACCGCGGGCGGCACCGGCACCCTGACGGTCAAGGACGCACGCGGCCGGATCACCGAACGCCGCGAGTACGGCGGCCCCGCCCCGACCGGCAGCGACTACACCCGCACCCTTTACGAGTACACCCCCGGCGGTCAGCTCAAGAAGATGACCGGACCAGACGGGGCGGCCTGGACCTACGGCTACGATCTGCGCGGCCGCAAGATCACCTCCACCGACCCTGACAAGGGACAGATCGATACCACCTACAACGACGCCGACCAGCCGCTCACGGCCACGTCCACCCTGAACGGTGTCTCCCACACCCTGATAACCGACTACGACGAACTCGGCCGCAAGGTTGGTACCTGGGACGGAGTGAAGGACAACGCCCACCAGTTGACCAAGTTCACCTACGACTCCCTGACCAAGGGACAGCCGACTGCGGCAATCCGCTACGTAGGCGGGACTACCGGGAAGATCTACTCCCAGGTCGTCACCGGCTACGACATGCTCGGCCGTCCCAAGGGCACCAAGACCGTCATCGCCGCTGCCGACCCCCTGGCCCAGGCCCTCACGGCCGTTGGCACCTCTCCGACGTTCACCACGTCAACCACCTACAACATCGACGGCACCGTCCAGTCCACTTCCATGCCCGCGGCGGCCGGCCTGCCCGCCGAAACCGTCACCAACAGCTACAACGACCTCGGGCTGCTCACCGGCACCGACGGCATGACCGACTACGTCCAGAACATCGGCTACTCCCCGTACGGCGAGATCGAGGAGACCCGCCTGGGCACCTCCACCGGCGCCAAGCAACTCCAGATCCTCAACCGCTACGAGGATGGCACCCGGCGCTTGTCCAACACGCACACTGTTGACCAGACCAACACCGGCTACACCAGCGACGTCGACTACATTTACGACGCCACCGGCAACGTCAAGTCGGTCGCTGACAAGGTCAACGGCACGGACACCCAGTGCTTCTCCTACGACGGCTACCGCCGCCTGACCGATGCCTGGACCCCTTCCTCCAACGACTGCGCCACCGCCCCCTCGGCAACGGCCCTCGGCGGCCCGGCCCCGTACTGGACCAGCTGGACCTACAAGGTCGGCGGACTGCGCGACACCCAGACCGAGCACAAGATCACCGCTAACACCACCACCGCGTACGGCTACCCGGCCGTCAACGCCAACGGCGCTGGCCAGCCCCACACCCTGACCTCAGTCACGGTCAACGGTGGCACGGCCAAGGACTACAAGTACGACGAGCAGGGCAACACCACCAAGCGCTACGGCACCACCGGCAGCGCGCAGGGCCTCGTCTGGGACATCGAAGGGGAACTGAGTAGCCTCACCGAAGGCACCAAGACCACCGACTACCTCTATGACGCCAGTGGCGAACTCCTGATCCGCCGTGGCCCCGTCAAGACCGTGCTCTACCTGGGCGGCCAGGAGCTCCACTACGACACGGCTGCCAAGAAGTTCACCGCTCAGCGCTACTACCCGGCCGGCGACGCCACCATCGTTCGCACCGAGACTGGCCTGTCCTGGATGGTCGACGACCACCACGGCACCGCCTCGATGACGGTTGACGCCACCACCCAGGCCATCACCCGCCGGTACACCAGCCCCTTCGGTGAGGCACGCGGCGCGACACCGTCGGGCTGGCCCGACGACAAGGGATTCCTCGGTAAACCCGCCGACGCCGACACCGGCCTCACTCACCTCGGCGCCCGCGAATATGACCCCGCCACCGGCCGCTTCCTCTCATTGGATCCCGTCCTCGCCCCCGAGGACCACGAGTCCCTCAACGGCTACGCCTACGCCGACAACACCCCGGTCACCAAGTCCGACCCCACCGGCCTGAAGCCGATCACGGACTGCGAACGCGGATGCAACGACGGCAAGGGCGGCAGATACTACGACTCCATGACAATGGGCCCACACGGGACCTGGGTCTACCACTCAACGAAGACCTACACGCAGACGTTTCAATACGAGAAGGCAGGCGGCGGTACCGGAAGCGGCAGCATGACTGTCACCATCCGCACCGACGGAGGCATTAAGTCGGCGCACATCGAGTTCAAGATGGGCCCCGATCCGAAGCCTGAGGCAAGAGACGGATCGCAGTGCAGGTCCTGCTACGCCATGGGAACCAATCCCTACTACGATCCGAATGCTCCCGACGACTTCCCTGACAGACCCAAGATGGCGACCTGGCAGAAGGTTGTGGTGGGCGTCGTCTCGGCTGTGGCACTGGCTGTTGTCGCCGCTCCCGTAGCTGTCGCTATGGGTGAAGGATGCCTGGCCACGGCTCCAGTGTGTGCCGCGGAAATTGCGGAAGTGATGACCGGCGGTGCTTCAGGGGGAAGCGCGGTAGTAGGCGGAGGGGCCGCAGTCGGCGTCGGTGCGTACAGCGCGGCACGCACTACACGCCTGGGCGGCACGTACTACACCCCCGCAACAGGCCTCAAAGCTCTCATCAACCCAGCCGGGGGCAAGACAAACTGCCGGGCGTGCGTCATTTCACTTGATCAACTCATGGCCAACGGGGCACGGTCGAGCGCCATTCCTAACTTGGAACGCGGTTCCGAGAAGGTGATTGAAGATTTCTACGGAGTAAGGTTTCGAGCCAGGAGCTTCTCCAACATCGTGGCTGACATGCAGAAGGCGGGCCCTGGAGCCCGAGGCATCGTGTGGGGACTGGACGCCGATGGAGGCCACGTGTTCAATGTGATCAACTCCGGTGGAAGGGTGACGTTTCTAGATGGGCAATCCGGCAACGCCAGCCATGCGGCCGGATGGGACAGCTATAAATTCATGAGGACAGACGAATGA